One segment of Sesamum indicum cultivar Zhongzhi No. 13 linkage group LG4, S_indicum_v1.0, whole genome shotgun sequence DNA contains the following:
- the LOC105161210 gene encoding cysteine-rich repeat secretory protein 3-like isoform X1: MDSSANSCTLILCFVLMLQSVNTLIIDGHHKLIYNQCSNQSTSLNNAHSSLLSTLFQEFIAQSSQSRFFETIVADDETAISGRFQCRNDLSPDECRSCVGNFQVLSEDLCGKNLPARIQLSGCYVHYQEEDMAEVDPGPDRILHQACSKHRVKKTGFEEMKYAALAALESCVVSGNGFCETTYEAIHVVGQCAGNLRACDCGACVESAARIAEDECRYTVSGEIYLDSCFVSYEYNGGHGFGSYSFEDDGIRDGSPKFVAIFIGGLAALLLGLGLCYFARSCRKKNEDW; encoded by the exons ATGGATTCATCAGCAAATTCTTGTACTTTGATCCTATGTTTTGTTCTGATGCTACAATCTGTCAACACCCTTATCATAGATGGCCATCATAAGTTAATATACAACCAGTGTTCAAACCAGTCGACTTCCTTAAATAATGCTCATTCGTCGTTACTCTCCACGCTGTTTCAAGAATTTATAGCTCAGTCCTCACAATCCAGGTTCTTTGAAACCATCGTAGCTGATGATGAGACTGCGATTTCAGGCAGGTTTCAGTGCAGGAACGATTTAAGCCCGGACGAGTGCAGAAGCTGCGTGGGGAATTTCCAGGTTCTGTCAGAAGATCTGTGCGGGAAAAATTTACCGGCAAGAATCCAGCTTTCTGGCTGCTATGTTCATTATCAGGAGGAGGACATGGCGGAGGTGGATCCCGGGCCTGATCGAATTCTCCATCAGGCCTGCAGCAAACATAGAGTTAAGAAAACTGGATTTGAGGAGATGAAATATGCAGCACTTGCAGCCCTGGAAAGCTGTGTTGTGAGCGGGAATGGATTCTGCGAGACGACATACGAAGCAATCCACGTCGTGGGGCAGTGTGCAGGGAATTTGCGGGCCTGTGACTGTGGCGCATGCGTTGAAAGTGCAGCCCGGATTGCTGAGGATGAATGCAGATATACAGTTTCAGGAGAAATATATCTGGATAGCTGCTTTGTCAGCTATGAATACAACGGAGGTCATGGCTTTGGGAGTTACTCTTTTGAAG ACGACGGTATTAGAGACGGTTCTCCTAAGTTTGTCGCCATATTCATTGGCGGGTTAGCTGCACTACTATTGGGACTTGGCTTGTGTTATTTTGCAAGGTCATGTAGGAAGAAAAATGAGG aTTGGTGA
- the LOC105161210 gene encoding cysteine-rich repeat secretory protein 3-like isoform X2, with protein sequence MDSSANSCTLILCFVLMLQSVNTLIIDGHHKLIYNQCSNQSTSLNNAHSSLLSTLFQEFIAQSSQSRFFETIVADDETAISGRFQCRNDLSPDECRSCVGNFQVLSEDLCGKNLPARIQLSGCYVHYQEEDMAEVDPGPDRILHQACSKHRVKKTGFEEMKYAALAALESCVVSGNGFCETTYEAIHVVGQCAGNLRACDCGACVESAARIAEDECRYTVSGEIYLDSCFVSYEYNGGHGFGSYSFEDW encoded by the exons ATGGATTCATCAGCAAATTCTTGTACTTTGATCCTATGTTTTGTTCTGATGCTACAATCTGTCAACACCCTTATCATAGATGGCCATCATAAGTTAATATACAACCAGTGTTCAAACCAGTCGACTTCCTTAAATAATGCTCATTCGTCGTTACTCTCCACGCTGTTTCAAGAATTTATAGCTCAGTCCTCACAATCCAGGTTCTTTGAAACCATCGTAGCTGATGATGAGACTGCGATTTCAGGCAGGTTTCAGTGCAGGAACGATTTAAGCCCGGACGAGTGCAGAAGCTGCGTGGGGAATTTCCAGGTTCTGTCAGAAGATCTGTGCGGGAAAAATTTACCGGCAAGAATCCAGCTTTCTGGCTGCTATGTTCATTATCAGGAGGAGGACATGGCGGAGGTGGATCCCGGGCCTGATCGAATTCTCCATCAGGCCTGCAGCAAACATAGAGTTAAGAAAACTGGATTTGAGGAGATGAAATATGCAGCACTTGCAGCCCTGGAAAGCTGTGTTGTGAGCGGGAATGGATTCTGCGAGACGACATACGAAGCAATCCACGTCGTGGGGCAGTGTGCAGGGAATTTGCGGGCCTGTGACTGTGGCGCATGCGTTGAAAGTGCAGCCCGGATTGCTGAGGATGAATGCAGATATACAGTTTCAGGAGAAATATATCTGGATAGCTGCTTTGTCAGCTATGAATACAACGGAGGTCATGGCTTTGGGAGTTACTCTTTTGAAG aTTGGTGA
- the LOC105161153 gene encoding ABC transporter I family member 1, with product MTLRKPPLPRLLLNNVSCMRNAQQILRHVNVSIHDGGALVLTGTNGSGKSTFLRMLAGFSKPSAGEILWDGHDITESGVFHQYKLQLNWLSLKDAIKEKFTVLDNVQWFEVLEGKQGKSIPALELMGLGRLMKEKARMLSMGQRKRLQLARLLAIDRPIWLLDEPSVALDDEGVRLLEYIIKEHRKKGGIVIVATHLPIDIEDPMILRLPPRFPRRMTLVDMLDRGGLD from the coding sequence ATGACTTTGCGGAAACCCCCCCTTCCTCGGCTTCTCCTGAACAACGTTTCTTGCATGAGAAATGCACAACAAATTCTGCGCCATGTGAATGTATCCATCCATGATGGAGGAGCTCTGGTTCTAACAGGTACGAATGGCTCGGGGAAAAGTACTTTCTTGCGTATGTTAGCTGGCTTTTCCAAACCATCAGCCGGTGAGATACTATGGGATGGCCATGATATTACTGAATCTGGTGTTTTCCATCAGTATAAGCTTCAGCTGAACTGGCTCTCCCTCAAAGACGCCATTAAAGAAAAGTTTACAGTCCTTGACAATGTTCAGTGGTTTGAAGTGCTTGAAGGAAAACAAGGGAAGTCCATACCAGCACTAGAACTCATGGGGCTTGGTAGACTAATGAAGGAGAAAGCGAGAATGCTCTCCATGGGTCAGCGCAAAAGGTTACAACTTGCTAGGTTATTGGCTATTGATAGACCAATTTGGTTGCTTGATGAGCCTTCAGTGGCCTTGGACGACGAAGGGGTGAGATTACTTGAGTACATCATTAAGGAGCATAGAAAGAAAGGGGGCATTGTCATTGTGGCAACTCATCTACCCATTGATATTGAAGATCCGATGATTTTAAGGTTGCCACCAAGGTTCCCAAGGAGGATGACTTTGGTTGACATGCTTGATCGTGGTGGATTGGATTAA
- the LOC105161155 gene encoding putative disease resistance protein At1g50180 isoform X1 yields the protein MAEAAVSFAVETLGNLAIQKVAFLQGVEGQVNWLKDELKRMQSFLKDAAEKGADDERIRNWISDIRELAQEAEDVVDAFLLNVENPRRSRGLLGRCACFPQHIYHLDRLGQEIESIRVRLQAIDVSRQRYGIQDLGGGMNLSGRSEDGGKRQLTPWQKDKHLVGLERDVEKLIERAVLEKWEGLSVATIVGMGGIGKSTLAREVYNHAAVATRFDCRAWAVVSREFNPREIIKSLMLQLVKQEKQREMLEIMEKSDLQNVKNMLHQELEGKRYFVVVDDVWQDEAWESLAPAFPDEDKASRLLLTSRIQGIAKYARYNHKMNFLNLDESWELFLKKAFIDNINSKCPQHLEDIGRAIVEKCDGLPLAITVVGGLLVKKRASMSEWQKVLKGLESHSGSSEILPTLELSYHELPPQLKSCFLCLGFFKEDSIIRVSKLVNLWIAQGLIQQEGIEGEEKITREEIATSYLDELINRNMVQVKEMSTSDRVKTCYVHDLLHDLSIKKAKEEISFEILREGSSRSLDKARHLAVYCSAERSISGNSNTRLRSLFIRGVGIADEIPSYWKSFGRLRVLDFEDFEVTNLPDSIRALTWLRYLGLRNTSMKELPMSLGCLKNLEVLDIAKNNGIEVPNVIWKLAKLRCLYMSQIKCKLPLRMDTLKNLQTLKYIPSHNWSPEHATQLTSLYILSIDLGENLDIGELCTSLAKMENLVSLRLIGSMERNVRSLDQLANLNRLSKLKINYRVGKLPSASNFPPYLSYLKLYSSFLREDPMPVLQQLPQLLYLNLVLDSYVGHEMVISRDGFPRLRVLSLNSLSMLKNIQLERSAMLELNRLEIIGCPLLESLPEELRFMTNLKELKLETTPQLASKLQGVNSHIISNIPSVELIISEWHGPSTELALTAALLFIRGIHKED from the exons ATGGCGGAGGCGGCGGTCTCATTTGCGGTGGAGACACTGGGCAATCTTGCGATCCAGAAGGTGGCTTTCCTTCAAGGTGTGGAGGGACAGGTGAATTGGCTGAAAGATGAGTTGAAAAGGATGCAGTCTTTCCTCAAAGACGCTGCCGAAAAGGGAGCTGACGACGAGAGGATTCGTAACTGGATATCCGACATCAGAGAGTTGGCTCAAGAAGCAGAAGACGTTGTTGACGCCTTCCTTCTCAATGTTGAGAATCCAAGAAGGAGCAGAGGGCTGCTGGGAAGGTGCGCTTGCTTCCCGCAACATATCTACCACCTCGATAGGCTCGGACAAGAGATAGAATCCATCCGGGTTCGGCTCCAAGCAATCGATGTAAGCCGCCAGCGGTACGGGATTCAAGATCTGGGTGGTGGGATGAATTTGTCGGGGAGATCAGAAGATGGAGGAAAGCGACAATTGACTCCTTGGCAAAAAGACAAACACCTGGTGGGCTTGGAGAGAGATGTTGAAAAGCTGATAGAGAGAGCAGTTTTGGAGAAGTGGGAAGGGCTTTCCGTCGCCACTATCGTCGGCATGGGCGGCATCGGGAAATCCACTCTTGCGAGGGAAGTGTACAACCATGCGGCCGTCGCTACTCGGTTTGACTGCCGCGCTTGGGCTGTCGTTTCCAGGGAATTCAACCCCAGAGAGATAATCAAGAGTCTCATGTTGCAGCTGGTGAAGCAAGAAAAACAGCGAGAGATGCTGGAGATCATGGAGAAATCGGACTTGCAAAATGTGAAGAACATGCTTCACCAAGAACTTGAGGGCAAACGATATTTCGTAGTTGTTGACGATGTATGGCAAGATGAAGCTTGGGAATCCTTGGCACCTGCTTTTCCAGATGAAG ATAAAGCAAGTAGATTGTTGCTCACAAGTCGCATCCAGGGCATTGCAAAGTATGCTCGATATAATCACAAGATGAATTTTCTAAACCTCGATGAGAGCTGGGAATTGTTCTTGAAGAAGGCATTCATTGACAACATCAATAGTAAATGTCCACAACACTTGGAAGATATAGGGAGAGCTATCGTGGAAAAGTGTGATGGTCTACCATTAGCAATCACCGTCGTGGGAGGCCTGTTGGTGAAAAAGAGAGCGTCCATGAGTGAATGGCAGAAGGTTCTGAAAGGATTGGAGTCTCATTCGGGAAGCAGCGAAATATTACCAACTTTGGAATTGAGTTACCACGAGTTACCTCCACAACTCAAGTCTTGCTTTTTGTGCTTAGGCTTCTTCAAGGAAGACTCTATCATCCGTGTAAGTAAGTTGGTGAATCTGTGGATTGCACAGGGCTTGATCCAGCAAGAAGGTAtagaaggagaagaaaagatAACAAGGGAGGAGATAGCAACAAGTTATTTAGATGAGTTGATAAACCGAAACATGGTTCAAGTGAAGGAGATGAGCACAAGCGATAGGGTTAAAACCTGTTACGTTCATGATCTTCTTCACGATCTATCCATCAAAAAAGCAAAGGAAGAAATAAGTTTTGAGATCCTGAGGGAGGGGAGTTCTCGATCCTTGGATAAAGCCCGCCATCTTGCTGTTTACTGTAGTGCAGAACGATCCATCTCGGGGAATTCAAACACGCGTCTTCGCTCCCTTTTCATCCGTGGAGTAGGCATAGCTGATGAAATTCCATCTTATTGGAAGAGCTTTGGACGTCTTCGGGTACTTGACTTTGAAGATTTTGAGGTGACAAATTTGCCTGATAGTATTAGGGCACTGACTTGGTTGAGGTACTTGGGCTTAAGAAACACCAGTATGAAGGAGCTCCCGATGTCATTGGGTTGCCTCAAAAACCTTGAGGTTCTTGATATAGCAAAAAACAATGGCATTGAAGTGCCGAATGTTATATGGAAACTGGCTAAGTTGCGCTGTCTTTACATGTCCCAGATCAAGTGCAAGCTGCCATTGAGAATGGACACTTTGAAGAATCTTCAGACTCTTAAATACATCCCATCGCATAATTGGTCGCCAGAGCATGCAACTCAGTTAACCAGTCTTTACATCTTGAGCATAGACCTAGGGGAGAACTTAGATATAGGCGAGCTTTGTACTTCATTGGCTAAGATGGAGAATCTCGTCTCTCTACGTCTAATTGGTTCAATGGAACGAAATGTTCGATCCCTGGATCAACTGGCAAATCTTAACCGTCTCAGCAAACTTAAGATAAATTACCGTGTGGGCAAGTTACCTAGTGCTAGTAATTTCCCTCCCTATCTTTCTTACTTGAAATTGTATTCGTCCTTTCTCCGTGAAGACCCGATGCCAGTGTTGCAGCAGCTTCCACAATTACTGTACCTCAATTTGGTTCTTGATTCATATGTAGGTCATGAAATGGTAATTTCACGAGATGGGTTCCCCAGGCTGAGAGTCCTCTCTCTCAATAGCCTCAGTATGTTGAAGAATATACAGCTGGAGAGAAGTGCTATGTTGGAGCTGAATCGTCTGGAGATCATCGGTTGCCCTCTTCTGGAGAGCCTCCCGGAAGAGTTGAGATTCATGACTAATCTAAAAGAACTGAAGTTGGAGACGACCCCACAACTTGCATCTAAGCTCCAAGGTGTCAACTCGCACATCATCTCCAACATACCATCTGTTGAGTTGATTATATCAGAATGGCATGGACCTTCCACAGAACTAGCGTTAACCGCCGCCTTACTCTTCATTCGTGGAATCCATAAAGAAGACTAA
- the LOC105161155 gene encoding putative disease resistance protein At1g50180 isoform X2, with the protein MAEAAVSFAVETLGNLAIQKVAFLQGVEGQVNWLKDELKRMQSFLKDAAEKGADDERIRNWISDIRELAQEAEDVVDAFLLNVENPRRSRGLLGRCACFPQHIYHLDRLGQEIESIRVRLQAIDVSRQRYGIQDLGGGMNLSGRSEDGGKRQLTPWQKDKHLVGLERDVEKLIERAVLEKWEGLSVATIVGMGGIGKSTLAREVYNHAAVATRFDCRAWAVVSREFNPREIIKSLMLQLVKQEKQREMLEIMEKSDLQNVKNMLHQELEGKRYFVVVDDVWQDEAWESLAPAFPDEDKASRLLLTSRIQGIAKYARYNHKMNFLNLDESWELFLKKAFIDNINSKCPQHLEDIGRAIVEKCDGLPLAITVVGGLLVKKRASMSEWQKVLKGLESHSGSSEILPTLELSYHELPPQLKSCFLCLGFFKEDSIIRVSKLVNLWIAQGLIQQEGIEGEEKITREEIATSYLDELINRNMVQVKEMSTSDRVKTCYVHDLLHDLSIKKAKEEISFEILREGSSRSLDKARHLAVYCSAERSISGNSNTRLRSLFIRGVGIADEIPSYWKSFGRLRVLDFEDFEVTNLPDSIRALTWLRYLGLRNTSMKELPMSLGCLKNLEVLDIAKNNGIEVPNVIWKLAKLRCLYMSQIKCKLPLRMDTLKNLQTLKYIPSHNWSPEHATQLTSLYILSIDLGENLDIGELCTSLAKMENLVSLRLIGSMERNVRSLDQLANLNRLSKLKINYRVGKLPSASHEMVISRDGFPRLRVLSLNSLSMLKNIQLERSAMLELNRLEIIGCPLLESLPEELRFMTNLKELKLETTPQLASKLQGVNSHIISNIPSVELIISEWHGPSTELALTAALLFIRGIHKED; encoded by the exons ATGGCGGAGGCGGCGGTCTCATTTGCGGTGGAGACACTGGGCAATCTTGCGATCCAGAAGGTGGCTTTCCTTCAAGGTGTGGAGGGACAGGTGAATTGGCTGAAAGATGAGTTGAAAAGGATGCAGTCTTTCCTCAAAGACGCTGCCGAAAAGGGAGCTGACGACGAGAGGATTCGTAACTGGATATCCGACATCAGAGAGTTGGCTCAAGAAGCAGAAGACGTTGTTGACGCCTTCCTTCTCAATGTTGAGAATCCAAGAAGGAGCAGAGGGCTGCTGGGAAGGTGCGCTTGCTTCCCGCAACATATCTACCACCTCGATAGGCTCGGACAAGAGATAGAATCCATCCGGGTTCGGCTCCAAGCAATCGATGTAAGCCGCCAGCGGTACGGGATTCAAGATCTGGGTGGTGGGATGAATTTGTCGGGGAGATCAGAAGATGGAGGAAAGCGACAATTGACTCCTTGGCAAAAAGACAAACACCTGGTGGGCTTGGAGAGAGATGTTGAAAAGCTGATAGAGAGAGCAGTTTTGGAGAAGTGGGAAGGGCTTTCCGTCGCCACTATCGTCGGCATGGGCGGCATCGGGAAATCCACTCTTGCGAGGGAAGTGTACAACCATGCGGCCGTCGCTACTCGGTTTGACTGCCGCGCTTGGGCTGTCGTTTCCAGGGAATTCAACCCCAGAGAGATAATCAAGAGTCTCATGTTGCAGCTGGTGAAGCAAGAAAAACAGCGAGAGATGCTGGAGATCATGGAGAAATCGGACTTGCAAAATGTGAAGAACATGCTTCACCAAGAACTTGAGGGCAAACGATATTTCGTAGTTGTTGACGATGTATGGCAAGATGAAGCTTGGGAATCCTTGGCACCTGCTTTTCCAGATGAAG ATAAAGCAAGTAGATTGTTGCTCACAAGTCGCATCCAGGGCATTGCAAAGTATGCTCGATATAATCACAAGATGAATTTTCTAAACCTCGATGAGAGCTGGGAATTGTTCTTGAAGAAGGCATTCATTGACAACATCAATAGTAAATGTCCACAACACTTGGAAGATATAGGGAGAGCTATCGTGGAAAAGTGTGATGGTCTACCATTAGCAATCACCGTCGTGGGAGGCCTGTTGGTGAAAAAGAGAGCGTCCATGAGTGAATGGCAGAAGGTTCTGAAAGGATTGGAGTCTCATTCGGGAAGCAGCGAAATATTACCAACTTTGGAATTGAGTTACCACGAGTTACCTCCACAACTCAAGTCTTGCTTTTTGTGCTTAGGCTTCTTCAAGGAAGACTCTATCATCCGTGTAAGTAAGTTGGTGAATCTGTGGATTGCACAGGGCTTGATCCAGCAAGAAGGTAtagaaggagaagaaaagatAACAAGGGAGGAGATAGCAACAAGTTATTTAGATGAGTTGATAAACCGAAACATGGTTCAAGTGAAGGAGATGAGCACAAGCGATAGGGTTAAAACCTGTTACGTTCATGATCTTCTTCACGATCTATCCATCAAAAAAGCAAAGGAAGAAATAAGTTTTGAGATCCTGAGGGAGGGGAGTTCTCGATCCTTGGATAAAGCCCGCCATCTTGCTGTTTACTGTAGTGCAGAACGATCCATCTCGGGGAATTCAAACACGCGTCTTCGCTCCCTTTTCATCCGTGGAGTAGGCATAGCTGATGAAATTCCATCTTATTGGAAGAGCTTTGGACGTCTTCGGGTACTTGACTTTGAAGATTTTGAGGTGACAAATTTGCCTGATAGTATTAGGGCACTGACTTGGTTGAGGTACTTGGGCTTAAGAAACACCAGTATGAAGGAGCTCCCGATGTCATTGGGTTGCCTCAAAAACCTTGAGGTTCTTGATATAGCAAAAAACAATGGCATTGAAGTGCCGAATGTTATATGGAAACTGGCTAAGTTGCGCTGTCTTTACATGTCCCAGATCAAGTGCAAGCTGCCATTGAGAATGGACACTTTGAAGAATCTTCAGACTCTTAAATACATCCCATCGCATAATTGGTCGCCAGAGCATGCAACTCAGTTAACCAGTCTTTACATCTTGAGCATAGACCTAGGGGAGAACTTAGATATAGGCGAGCTTTGTACTTCATTGGCTAAGATGGAGAATCTCGTCTCTCTACGTCTAATTGGTTCAATGGAACGAAATGTTCGATCCCTGGATCAACTGGCAAATCTTAACCGTCTCAGCAAACTTAAGATAAATTACCGTGTGGGCAAGTTACCTAGTGCTA GTCATGAAATGGTAATTTCACGAGATGGGTTCCCCAGGCTGAGAGTCCTCTCTCTCAATAGCCTCAGTATGTTGAAGAATATACAGCTGGAGAGAAGTGCTATGTTGGAGCTGAATCGTCTGGAGATCATCGGTTGCCCTCTTCTGGAGAGCCTCCCGGAAGAGTTGAGATTCATGACTAATCTAAAAGAACTGAAGTTGGAGACGACCCCACAACTTGCATCTAAGCTCCAAGGTGTCAACTCGCACATCATCTCCAACATACCATCTGTTGAGTTGATTATATCAGAATGGCATGGACCTTCCACAGAACTAGCGTTAACCGCCGCCTTACTCTTCATTCGTGGAATCCATAAAGAAGACTAA